The sequence CTGTAATCATACATAGACATGCATATCATAATAGATAACAGTAACATTAACCTCCAAGTTAGGAGGTTAGATTTGTTAGGAAAAAGGTAGGATAGGGAATGTATGTCTTGTGTTTCATGTCTCCTCTGAACCTCAAAATGAACCAATGGCTTGTGCTGCAAGTACCTGACTCTTGAGCTAGCTTCTGAGGCGATGTCCCATGGACTTCGGTTGATagttaaaacacatttttctgctgaCTCTGCCTGTGCATATGCTGTATCACTTTAGCAGGAGGCCACTGGCAGATTTCAAGATGTAATCTATAGCATTCATGTGCCACATTTTTTTGAAGGTTTCGCAAATGTAAGTTTATGATTGCTGCtaggtttttattttacagttcatTCTCTGCTGTTGCATGTGGAAGAATTATACCAAAGGAAAGTTTCCTTATGGGATTAGTAGGTTTTTGTTCCCCAGTGCAGCTTCTGACATTCCTTAGGTATTCTGTCTGGTAGCTCTTCCTGCTATGATTCAGTACAGGAGAATGTTTCAAGcgtgtgcatgtgtatgtatgtaatGAATCAGCTGGTCTAGGTTGGGGAAGGGTGAGAAAATCAGTCCTGGTTCCTTTTCTTTATCCTCTGACTTACTGTATTGCTGTGAAAGTTGGAGATCAGGTTTCTCAAGATAAACCTGCTCTTGGGCAACAAATTTAGAGTATGTCATTTaagaaactcaggaaaaaaaaataaacacatgccAAAGGTGGATGTAATTCTCTGTTCACTCTTCTATAAATTaaggcttttttccccatcttgtAGTGAATAATAGAGACTCTTTTTGATAtgtaaaaacaataataaatttAACTGTCTcattaatctaattttttttttcttttataggtgtgaaagaaaatgtcagtCAGCATGCATGAGAATCGCAAATCTAGGGCCAGTACTGGCTCCATAAACATATACTTGTTCCACAAGTCATCCTATGCTGATAGTGTCCTTACTCATCTGAACCTTCTGCGTCAACAGCGTCTCTTTACAGATGTGCTTCTCCATGCTGGGAACAGGTCATTCCCCTGCCACAGAGCTGTTCTAGCTGCTTGTAGCCGCTATTTCGAAGCAATGTTCAGCGGAGGATTGAAGGAGAGCCAGGACAGTGAAGTCAATTTTCATAATTCTATTCACCCAGAAGTCTTGGAGCTTCTTCTGGACTATGCATATTCCTCCAGGGTTATCATCAATGAGGAAAATGCAGAGTCACTGCTGGAGGCTGGTGACATGCTAGAGTTTCAGGACATTCGGGATGCTTGTGCAGAATTTCTGGAGAAAAACCTTCATCCCACTAACTGTCTTGGCATGCTGCTGCTGTCGGATGCTCACCAGTGCACCAAGCTGTATGAGCTCTCTTGGAGGATGTGCCTTAGCAACTTCCACAGTATCAGTAAGAGTGAAGACTTTCTCCAGCTGCCAAAAGACATGGTAGTGCAGCTCCTTTCCAGTGAAGAGTTAGAAACTGAAGACGAAAGGCTGGTATATGAATCAGCTATCAACTGGGTCAGCTATGACCTGAGTAAGCGTCACTGTTATCTGCCTGAGCTATTGCAAACAGTGAGACTGGCCCTCTTGCCAGCCATATACCTCATGGAAAATGTGGCCATGGAAGAACTTATCaccaagcaaaggaaaagcaaagagattGTAGAAGAATCTATAAGATGCAAGTTAAAGATCTTGCAGAATGATGGAGTGGTCACTAGTTTGTGTGCCAGACCCCGAAAAACTGGCcattcacttttccttttggGTGGCCAAACCTTTATGTGTGACAAGCTGTACT is a genomic window of Apus apus isolate bApuApu2 chromosome Z, bApuApu2.pri.cur, whole genome shotgun sequence containing:
- the ENC1 gene encoding ectoderm-neural cortex protein 1, with the protein product MSVSMHENRKSRASTGSINIYLFHKSSYADSVLTHLNLLRQQRLFTDVLLHAGNRSFPCHRAVLAACSRYFEAMFSGGLKESQDSEVNFHNSIHPEVLELLLDYAYSSRVIINEENAESLLEAGDMLEFQDIRDACAEFLEKNLHPTNCLGMLLLSDAHQCTKLYELSWRMCLSNFHSISKSEDFLQLPKDMVVQLLSSEELETEDERLVYESAINWVSYDLSKRHCYLPELLQTVRLALLPAIYLMENVAMEELITKQRKSKEIVEESIRCKLKILQNDGVVTSLCARPRKTGHSLFLLGGQTFMCDKLYLVDQKAKEIIPKADIPSPRKEFSACAIGCKVYITGGRGSENGVSKDVWVYDTLHEEWSKAAPMLVARFGHGSAELKHCLYVVGGHTAATGCLPASPSVSLKQVEQYDPVTNKWTMVAPLREGVSNAAVVSAKLKLFAFGGTSVSHDKLPKVQCYDQCENRWTVPATCPQPWRYTAAAVLGNQIFIMGGDTEFSACSAYKFNSETYQWTKVGDVTAKRMSCHAVASGNKLYVVGGYFGIQRCKTLDCYDPTLDVWNSITTVPYSLIPTAFVSTWKHLPS